From the Odocoileus virginianus isolate 20LAN1187 ecotype Illinois chromosome 20, Ovbor_1.2, whole genome shotgun sequence genome, the window GCTGGGGGTCTGGACCAGTGGGTCTGAGGGAGGCAAGGGCTGGGAGTTAGCTTTGGGCCTCTCCAAAAGATCCAAGGTCCGAAGGTGAAGGTGGGTGGCAATGGGTTAGCCTAATTGCTTGCCATCAGGCCATGGGAAAGAGATGAAACTGCATGTCCCAGAAGCCTCCGGGACGACAGATCCCTCTTCTCTCTGGTTCTCAGCCCCAGGGATTCCTGGGAGTTGTAGTTTTTCAGATTGGAAGCTGTGGTCAGACTCTAGGACACCTGTCTTTTCTCAGGCTGCTGACCTGCAGCTAGAAATGACACAGGAGCCTCATAAGAAGCCTGACCCCAGCCAGCCTCTGCTGTTCGGGAATACATTCACCGACCACATGCTGATGGTGGAATGGAACCAGGAGAAGGGCTGGGGCCAGCCCCGAATCCAGCCCTTCCAGAACCTCACGCTGCACCCAGCCTGCTCCGCTCTGCACTACTCCCTGCAGGTGGCAGGGCGACTGCCCTCCCTCCCCCGTCTCtccctgcatctcttccatcttgCCGGGTCTCTTGCTGGGTCTACCTCCCTGGGTttgctttttgtgtgtttctcATTTCCACGCACTCCTCATCCATTTTTCTAAGGCTTGTCATGTTCCAGGTCCCatgttgggtgatgctgggtcccCCGAGATGAGCAGACCCAGTTCCTTCATTTGAAAACCCCCACCCTTTGGTGACCACCCAGGGGGATCTGGACTCTGATGGAGGCAGCTGAGGTATTGTGGGAGGCCAGAAGAGGAACGCCCACCCTACCTCGGATTCGACTGAAAGTGGGGTATTTCCTGGCAAAGAGGGGAGCCAAGACTCTTAGAGGGAGAGACGACATCAGTATAAAGACACAGTCCAAAGAAGAGCCTGGTATACTGGGGAGGGACGCATGGGGTTGGAGGCTACGGGGAGGCTGAGGATGTCATCAGAACCTCAGAGGAGCTGGGGCCTTGTCAAGGGCACTGGGAACCCCGGGGGACTCTGAGCAGGCATGGAGCAGGTAGAGTAAGACCCCTCTCAGGCCATGTGAAGGATAAGCTGAGATCAGAGCCGGGGGGATCACCAGGAGGGGATGGGGCAGAGAGATTCAGGGATACCAGGGATTGACCGGCTGGGCTAGAGAAGGGCAGGGAGGGCTGAGGACCATGCCTGGGGGTTTGTATAGTCGGGTGACCGTGTAGACCACGGGACCATGCTGACATGGGgacacaggaggaggaggattgGCTTTGTGGGACTTGGTGAGGGCCCACGAGGAGAATGACCCAGAAGGCATTTGACCCAGTCTCCAGCTTCAAGCTATGGCTGGAAAGtaaagtcttttccaaagaagctTTACTTGTTGCAAACTTTTGGAGGGACACACTGCAGTTCTAGTAGCTGGTTGGCAGTTTGAGTAATTTTTGTCCCTTACGGAGTCGTTCTCCAACGTTAGGCATGGTctcccctgcctttttttttctctttcttttcttttcagaattttgatGGTTTTTCTTCCCACCTACTCTGGACATTTGATTCAAATGGATCAGTTCTGTGCAAAGGAGACCCAGCGTGGGAAACAGATACAAAGGACGGATGGTCAGGACGTGTCTACAGagttcccccccccacccccaggaaggtGGCTTTTGGAGATCACCATTTATTTGGCTCTCCTATCAGCCCAGCATGATAGGATGTCCTCCAACAGTACTTTTGAAGGACAAAAGTACTTTTGGGGACCCAATACTTTTTCTTTAGCAGAATGAGTGCAGATGAAGGGGTTGAGCATCCAAAAAACATGTCTTTCATGATATCTcttacatagggcttcccaggtggcagagtggtaaagaatccgcctgccaatgcaggagacgcaagagatgtgggtttgacccctgggttgggaagatcccctggaggaggaaatggcaacccaccccagtattcttgcctggagaatccccatggacagaggaggctggtgggctacagtccgtggggtcacagagtcggacacgaccaagtgacgagcactttcatttttccttcttttaatggAGCCTAGAGATTCTTGAGCCGCCCTTGAAGACCTTTGTCCTTTTCTgctgctgtgtagtattccatgttggacacttaggttgtttcagtcttgtgctattataaacagcactgCAGTAAACTAGCAAACACTTCACTTcctttaaaagcaaatatatctCTCCTTTCAATTTCTGGAACTATTGGCTCAAAGGGTGTATGTGCTTGTAACTGTTGAAAGATGTTGAGTCATCAATATCTTCTGTGACAGATGTTCTGATAGaagctgtgttagtttccacACTTGCCAGTCAGGCCTGTTTTCCCCTTACCCTGGATGACCCTTGTCAAACTTTTAGATGTTGTGTAACCTCCTAAGTGTTTTTGAAGGTACttcaaagtaattttaatttgccttttctcCCCTGATTATGAATGGAATTGACCATCTTTTCACAACGTAAGAGCCATTTTTAGTTCCTTCCTGTGAACTGTCCATTTTCTTGGCTGATTTTTCTATTAGAGTGGGTTTCTGTATTTATTTGGAGGAGTACCTTGTGTATTAAAGATAAGTCATTTGTGATGTGAGTTGAAAGTTTTCACCCAGTTTATTTTTATgcagtcttttctttttggtttctgtgATTTGTCATGTTTAGAACACCAGCCccaattcaaaatataaaatggtcCTCTTGTGTTTCCTCTAGTGCTTATAGAAGAAATTTCATTTAAACCTGAAAATTTTCCTGATGTGAGGTATGAAGTAGGGATCAaagttagttttttttccccccagaaatgGATATTTGGTTGTTTAGCACCGTTTAAATGAATTGATCatgtttttacaatttttactgaaatacagttgggttacaatattgtggtggtttcaggtgtacacaaagtgattcagttatacgatAATCCACTTTCTAGTCTCTTGCATTGTTTGATCTGTCAGTTCATTTGTCAATGTCACTTTAAGTGTTGTAGATTTATAATCTGTTTTCATATCTGATAAGGCAGCTTCCCACTCTTACCTCTTGCCCTTATTTTTACACTTTTTCCCCAAAATactccaattatttttattttgcattcttcattcattcatttattcatccagtcAACAGAAACCTACTACTCACCAAGAACTGCCCTGGGCTTAGTGGGAATAGGGGGGTGGTTCTTTAGTGAtatctttatttatgtatttgttgatgaacatttaaattgcttccatatcttggttattgtaaatagcactgctatgaacacaggggtacAGGCACCTTTTTGAATTAGTTCTGTCTGATATATGCCTACAAGTGGGGTTGTTGAATCATacggcaactctatttttagttttttgttttttttttttaggaacctccatactgtagTCCAtaatggttgcaccaatttatattcccaccaacagtgtaggaggggtccCTTTCTCTACGGTCTCCAGTATTGGTTATTCATAGACATTTGAATGATGGCCATATTGACCTATGAAGTAGTACCTCTCtgtagtttcgatttgcatttttctaataatgagcaatactgagcatcttttccctATTGGCCATCTGGGTGGACATTGTATGATTTCATCCATGGCTATTAAAGTATTTCTCTAAAACACAAAAAGgctatttaaaaagataacatctgggaattccctggtggtccagtggttaagactttgagctcTCACTGCCgaatgacctgggttcaatccctagtcgggggaactaagatcccacaaagcatgtggtgtggccaaataaataaataggtaactTCCACGTCATCCTCATTCCTGTGAAATGGTCCCACTAGCGTGGAAAGGGTTTAAGCAAAGCGTGCTCCTTGCTCTGGGTCTCTCTGTTCTGCTTTTTCTGGCttctgtcctttgctgtctcctcTCCTGGTCTGTCggatattttctctctctccgcCTCTCTGTGCTCAGCGGGTTAATCTCTTCCCTGTTCACTGTATTTTTCTGTCTGTATCCCTGTGTATCAGCCTCTGTCTCTCCCTGGCTGGGTGAACTGTCTCTCTGAACCCTGGCCTCCCGCCCTACCTGTCCCTGCAGCTCTTTGAAGGCATGAAGGCATTCAAAGGCGGGGACCAGCGCGTGCGCCTCTTCCGACCTTGGCTCAACATGGAACGGATGCTGCGCTCGGCCCTCCGCCTCTGCCTGCCGGTGAGGGGCCCCGGCCGCCCgaggagggtggggcaggggggcatGGGTGGGGGCCAGGGTCGCGAGGGTCCCCTGACTCATCTTCATCCCGCCCAGGGTTTCGACAAAATTGAGTTACTGGAGTGCATCCGCCGGCTGGTGGAAGTGGACCAGGACTGGGTCCCCGGCAGCGTGGGCGCTAGCCTCTACGTGCGGCCCGTGTTGATCGGGAACGAGGTGGGCCGGCTCCGGGGGGCTGGGGAGCCACACTTTGGGGGCGGGTTGCCTTCCTGAAGGAGAAGGGCCGGGGACCCAGGCATGGAtcagggaaggggctgggggcctgAATTCCTGGGTCCCTGATGCCCCCTTCCGCCCATCGCAGCCCTCGCTAGGTGTCGGCTACCCCACTCAAGCCCTCCTGTTCGTCATTCTCAGCCCGGTGGGCACCTACTTCTCTGGAGATTCCTTGAAACCTGTCTCCCTCCTGGCAGATCCATCATTCATCCGGGCCTGGGTGGGCGGGGTCGGCAACTTCAAGGTGGGAGGGTAAGTAGTGCCTTACCCACCCCTCGGGTCTGGTGCAAGGGGCATCAGAGACACAGGGTGTGTCTTTGGGTGTCCAGTGGAGAAACTCAGATTGGctcccagggaagtctctagaaATGAATTCACACTTAGCTCACTGGCCTCTCCTCCAGGTAGCCTCCCCTGAAAACCCAACCTCCATCAGCTCCTGTCATGCCCAGGGGCTCTGGCGTCCACCAGCCTGCCTGTGGACTTCCTGTGGGTTTATCTGTCTTGCCACGGGCCTCGGCTCAGCAGGGCACGGAGGGCTAGGATGCGGATAAGGCAGAGGGGGGACGTAGGGTGTGTTGGGACAGCAGGTGTGGCCCCAGCTGGGAGTTCATTCAGGTCCTTTCAAAACATATCTCGTGAGGTTTCCTGAGGGCCAACGTGAACTTctcgatgttcaagctggttttagaaaaggcagaaccagagatcaaattgccaacatccactgaatcatcgaaaaagcaagagagttccagaaaaacatctatttctgctttattgactatgccaaagcctttgactgtgtggatcacaataaactgtggaaaattctgaaagagatgggaataccagaccatgtgacctgcctcttgagaaatctatatgcaggtcaggaagcaacagttagaactggacatggaacaacaggctggttccaaataggaaaaggagcatgtcaagactgtatattgtcaccctgcttatttaacttatatgcagagtacatcatgagaaacgctgggctgcaggaagcacaagctggaatcaagattgccaggagaaatatcagtaacttcagatatgcagatgacaccacccttatggcagaaagcaaactaaagagcctcttgatgaaagtgaaagaggagagtgaaaaagttggcttaaagctcaacattcagaaaactaagatcatggcatccagtcccatcacttcatggcaaatagatggggaaacagtggcggactttattttcttgggctccaaaatcactgcagatggtgatcgcagccatgaaattaaaagacgcttactccttggcaggaaagttatgaccagcctagagagcatattaaaaagcagagacattactttgccaacaaaggtccatctagtcaaggctatggtttttccagtagtcatttatggatgtgagagttggactataaagaaagctgagtgccaaagaattgatgcttttgaactgtggtgttggagaagactcttgagagtcccttggactgcaaggagatccaaccagtccatcctaaaggagatcagtcctgggtgttcattggaaggactgatgttgaagcagaaacttcaattctttgaccacctgatgtgaaaagctgacttatttgaaaagatcctgatgttgggaaagattgaaggcgggagaggaaggggatgacagaggatgagatggttagatggtatcaccaactcaatggacatgagtttgagtaaattccgggagttggtgatggatagggaggcctggcgtggtgcagtccacggggtcacaaagagtcggaaacaactgagcgactgaactgaactgaactgaacccctgtGCTGGGTGAAGCTGGGGACACAGATGAGTCTGATCTGGGTCCTGCCCTCCAGGGGCTCCCAGGCGGATGGGAGCCCCAGTATCCAGTATCCATGCTCTGATGGAGATGACCGGAACACGGGAAAGTCTTCACAGAGGAGGTCCGATGGGTAGGGTGGAGATGGTTTCCTGGATACAAAAGTGGTGTGTATgtgagttgcttagtcgtgtctgactcttcacgaccccatggactgtggctcaccaggctcctccatccatggaattctctaggcaagaacactggtgtgggtcaATTTCAAATCCTGGGAACATACTagtggaggcagtggggaggggcagagtcaccgaagtcagagaagaaaaataagtctgGCTTTTGCAAAAGGCTTAACAGGTAGTCCCAGACCAGGCCCAGCCCTGAACACTGGACCAAAGGGCTGGGATCTTGTCCCAGAGGCAGTGGGGAGCCCTGGAAGGCTTGTGAGCAGATGAGGTGCGAGGTCAGCTCTGGGTGAGAGACAGTGGGTGTTAAATCAGGGCAAAATGGGACAGCATCGAGGTGGCCAGTTGATCATGAGAGCCCAGAGGAGGCTTGAAACCCAGCCTGGAGCTTCAGTAAGcctctcagaggaggtgacatcACAGGTGGTTTTGAAGGACCTCACAGCTGTTTGTGAGTGGGGCGGGAGCAGGATGATCGCTGGTCTGGAAAGACTCACATCAGGCCACGTTGGGGGAAGGCTGGGGGTCCCATGACCTGGTCCACCATGTTGCTGTCCTCCAGGAATTACGGGCCCACCGTGTTAGTACAGCAGGAGGCACAAAAGAAGGGCTGCGAGCAGGTCCTCTGGCTGTACGGGCCTGATCACGAGCTCACCGAGGTGGGCACCATGAACATCTTCGTCTTCTGGACCTATGAGGACGGGGGTGAGCCCACCCATGACCAACCCCAGGCGGGGAGGAAGTGGGTGGGAGCAGAAATTCTTAGTGGCTGCAGGTCTTGGGGCTTGGCTGTGAGTGGGGAGGCTCCTAAGAGGATGGGATGGTGTGAGGTAACacgccccctcccccttctcttccaccTTACCCAGTGCTGGAACTGGTGACCCCCccactggatggcatcatcctaCCTGGAGTAGTCCGACAGAGTCTGCTGGACCTGGCCCGGACCTGGGTGAGGGCATGCTGTcttcaggtggccagagtgaTGGGGTACTGCTGTGTTGCAGGGCTGGAGGACTGAGCGGGGGTGGAGGGGACTGGGGCACAGTGGCACGTCTCTGTCTTTTTCACCATCCGCACGGAGGGAGCGGCAGGGTAGCACCCCGGGCTCAGAGGTTATTTGTGTCTCGCCCCGCAGGGTGAGTTCCGAGTGGTAGAGCGTAAGATCACTATGAAGGAGTTCCTGCGGGCGCTGGAGGATGGCCGGGTCCAAGAAGTCTTCGGTTCAGGCACCGCTTGCCAGATCTGCCCCGTGCACCAAATCCTGTACCAAGGCAAGGTGAGGAAGGGCCGGCTTGGGCCGTCAGGGAGAAGGTGGTGGGGGCCCGTCCTTACCACCCTTTCTTCCCCAGCATTTCCACATTCCCACTATGGAAAACGGGCCCCAGCTTATCCTCCGCTTCTACAAGGAACTGAAGGCGATCCAGGTGAGGTGCACCAGCTGGGACCTGGGCTGGATGCTCGGTTGCCCAAGAGAAGTTCCCGTCGCACGAGCCTCTGAACTGaggcttcccctcccccaacccccaccataGTCCCACCAGCTGAAAACGGCTCCTTCCATCGGCCTCTGGGCCTCCGATTGAGTTTGTGTTCCTCGAGGCCCTGTGGCCTAGAACACTTCTTGGGACTAAATGGGGCTTCTCTGTGAGCCTCGGG encodes:
- the BCAT2 gene encoding branched-chain-amino-acid aminotransferase, mitochondrial isoform X1; translation: MNWGTKHFQASLMKRAGRRHGKPWVFLSLKSYKEYTYIFSLERKPIFKLIWTPRFLPVPWFLCGPRRYASSSFKAADLQLEMTQEPHKKPDPSQPLLFGNTFTDHMLMVEWNQEKGWGQPRIQPFQNLTLHPACSALHYSLQLFEGMKAFKGGDQRVRLFRPWLNMERMLRSALRLCLPGFDKIELLECIRRLVEVDQDWVPGSVGASLYVRPVLIGNEPSLGVGYPTQALLFVILSPVGTYFSGDSLKPVSLLADPSFIRAWVGGVGNFKVGGNYGPTVLVQQEAQKKGCEQVLWLYGPDHELTEVGTMNIFVFWTYEDGVLELVTPPLDGIILPGVVRQSLLDLARTWGEFRVVERKITMKEFLRALEDGRVQEVFGSGTACQICPVHQILYQGKHFHIPTMENGPQLILRFYKELKAIQYGSKAHEWMLPV
- the BCAT2 gene encoding branched-chain-amino-acid aminotransferase, mitochondrial isoform X2; amino-acid sequence: MAAAALRQIWTPRFLPVPWFLCGPRRYASSSFKAADLQLEMTQEPHKKPDPSQPLLFGNTFTDHMLMVEWNQEKGWGQPRIQPFQNLTLHPACSALHYSLQLFEGMKAFKGGDQRVRLFRPWLNMERMLRSALRLCLPGFDKIELLECIRRLVEVDQDWVPGSVGASLYVRPVLIGNEPSLGVGYPTQALLFVILSPVGTYFSGDSLKPVSLLADPSFIRAWVGGVGNFKVGGNYGPTVLVQQEAQKKGCEQVLWLYGPDHELTEVGTMNIFVFWTYEDGVLELVTPPLDGIILPGVVRQSLLDLARTWGEFRVVERKITMKEFLRALEDGRVQEVFGSGTACQICPVHQILYQGKHFHIPTMENGPQLILRFYKELKAIQYGSKAHEWMLPV
- the BCAT2 gene encoding branched-chain-amino-acid aminotransferase, mitochondrial isoform X6; protein product: MTQEPHKKPDPSQPLLFGNTFTDHMLMVEWNQEKGWGQPRIQPFQNLTLHPACSALHYSLQLFEGMKAFKGGDQRVRLFRPWLNMERMLRSALRLCLPGFDKIELLECIRRLVEVDQDWVPGSVGASLYVRPVLIGNEPSLGVGYPTQALLFVILSPVGTYFSGDSLKPVSLLADPSFIRAWVGGVGNFKVGGNYGPTVLVQQEAQKKGCEQVLWLYGPDHELTEVGTMNIFVFWTYEDGVLELVTPPLDGIILPGVVRQSLLDLARTWGEFRVVERKITMKEFLRALEDGRVQEVFGSGTACQICPVHQILYQGKHFHIPTMENGPQLILRFYKELKAIQYGSKAHEWMLPV
- the BCAT2 gene encoding branched-chain-amino-acid aminotransferase, mitochondrial isoform X4; protein product: MLFEGMKAFKGGDQRVRLFRPWLNMERMLRSALRLCLPGFDKIELLECIRRLVEVDQDWVPGSVGASLYVRPVLIGNEPSLGVGYPTQALLFVILSPVGTYFSGDSLKPVSLLADPSFIRAWVGGVGNFKVGGNYGPTVLVQQEAQKKGCEQVLWLYGPDHELTEVGTMNIFVFWTYEDGVLELVTPPLDGIILPGVVRQSLLDLARTWGEFRVVERKITMKEFLRALEDGRVQEVFGSGTACQICPVHQILYQGKHFHIPTMENGPQLILRFYKELKAIQYGSKAHEWMLPV
- the BCAT2 gene encoding branched-chain-amino-acid aminotransferase, mitochondrial isoform X3 — protein: MNWGTKHFQASLMKRAGRRHGKPWVFLSLKSYKEYTYIFSLERKPIFKLLFEGMKAFKGGDQRVRLFRPWLNMERMLRSALRLCLPGFDKIELLECIRRLVEVDQDWVPGSVGASLYVRPVLIGNEPSLGVGYPTQALLFVILSPVGTYFSGDSLKPVSLLADPSFIRAWVGGVGNFKVGGNYGPTVLVQQEAQKKGCEQVLWLYGPDHELTEVGTMNIFVFWTYEDGVLELVTPPLDGIILPGVVRQSLLDLARTWGEFRVVERKITMKEFLRALEDGRVQEVFGSGTACQICPVHQILYQGKHFHIPTMENGPQLILRFYKELKAIQYGSKAHEWMLPV
- the BCAT2 gene encoding branched-chain-amino-acid aminotransferase, mitochondrial isoform X5, with amino-acid sequence MKAFKGGDQRVRLFRPWLNMERMLRSALRLCLPGFDKIELLECIRRLVEVDQDWVPGSVGASLYVRPVLIGNEPSLGVGYPTQALLFVILSPVGTYFSGDSLKPVSLLADPSFIRAWVGGVGNFKVGGNYGPTVLVQQEAQKKGCEQVLWLYGPDHELTEVGTMNIFVFWTYEDGVLELVTPPLDGIILPGVVRQSLLDLARTWGEFRVVERKITMKEFLRALEDGRVQEVFGSGTACQICPVHQILYQGKHFHIPTMENGPQLILRFYKELKAIQYGSKAHEWMLPV